One window of the Lepeophtheirus salmonis chromosome 7, UVic_Lsal_1.4, whole genome shotgun sequence genome contains the following:
- the LOC121121256 gene encoding dihydrolipoyllysine-residue succinyltransferase component of 2-oxoglutarate dehydrogenase complex, mitochondrial encodes MTGRILFRRALRVALASRTQRSLWIGTRRPVPQFYPATVAEVRGLKTSSFLRNEIKVVVCPAFAESITEGDIRWEKAQGDEVAVDEIICEIETDKTSVPVPSPSQGIIESLLVEDGATVSPGTELLKIKVGAGAPTPSKAEPQTAAPPVAAAPPVAAAPPPPPPTAKTDPIPTSIPSTPPPIPSAPMDKIPVAAIRHAKSIQPPPTHASGASPIVKLPPADPTTEIAGTRSEHRVKINRMRLKIAQRLKEAQNTNAMLTTFNELDMSALMQLRKENQDAFIKRHGFKLGFMSAFVKASAYALCQQPTVNAVIEGNEIIYRDYVDVSVAVATPKGLVVPVLRNVQDMNYADIEKGIAALGDKAKNNQIAMEDMEGGTFTISNGGVFGSLFGTPIINPPQSAILGMHGSFERPVVRNGQIVIRPMMYIALTYDHRLIDGREAVTFLKTVKKAVEDPRTMLLDL; translated from the exons ATGACGGGAAGGATTTTATTCAGAAGGGCTCTCCGAGTGGCTCTCGCATCACGGACTCAGCGTTCCCTTTGGATTGGGACTCGTCGCCCTGTTCCCCAATTCTACCCAGCTACAGTTGCAGAGGTGAGAGGATTGAAGACGAGTTCATTCCTGAGGAATGAGATCAAGGTCGTTGTTTGTCCTGCATTTGCCGAATCCATCACAGAGGGTGACATTCGATGGGAAAAGGCCCAAGGAGACGAGGTGGCCGTAGACGAAATCATTTGTGAGATCGAAACGGATAAAACCTCAGTTCCCGTCCCTTCTCCTTCCCAAGGAATCATTGAGAGTCTCCTAGTGGAAGATGGTGCCACAGTGAGTCCTGGAACAGAGTTACTTAAGATTAAAGTTGGTGCTGGAGCTCCAACTCCCTCTAAAGCAGAGCCTCAAACAGCTGCTCCACCCGTGGCAGCAGCCCCACCCGTAGCGGCAGCCCCTCCTCCACCACCTCCTACCGCTAAAACGGATCCCATCCCCACATCCATCCCATCCACTCCGCCACCCATTCCTTCAGCGCCAATGGATAAAATCCCTGTGGCTGCAATTCGACATGCGAAATCTATACAACCACCACCAACTCATGCATCTGGTGCTTCTCCCATTGTAAAACTCCCTCCTGCGGATCCCACTACAGAAATCGCTGGAACTCGCTCAGAACATCGTGTTAAGATTAATCGAATGCGTCTAAAGATTGCTCAACGTCTTAAGGAGGCTCAAAACACAAATGCCATGTTAACTACATTCAATGAATTGGACATGAG TGCACTGATGCAACTGAGGAAAGAGAACCAGGATGCCTTTATTAAGCGACATGGATTCAAGTTAGGTTTCATGTCTGCTTTTGTTAAAGCATCCGCCTATGCCTTATGCCAGCAACCTACAGTCAATGCTGTCATTGAGGGAAACGAAATCATTTATAGAGATTATGTAGATGTATCCGTCGCAGTTGCTACTCCTaag GGTCTTGTTGTTCCTGTTCTCAGAAATGTTCAAGATATGAATTATGCAGATATTGAGAAAGGAATAGCCGCACTTGGGGATAAGgccaaaaataaccaaatagCAATGGAAGATATGGAAGGTGGTACATTCACCATCTCGAATGGTGGAGTTTTTGGTTCACTCTTCGGTACTCCCATTATCAATCCTCCCCAATCAGCCATATTGGGAATGCATGGGTCTTTCGAAAGACCTGTTGTTCGAAATGGACAG ATTGTCATTCGGCCAATGATGTACATTGCTTTGACTTACGATCATCGCCTGATCGATGGACGTGAGGCagtaacatttttaaaaaccgTCAAGAAGGCTGTAGAAGATCCAAGGACCATGTTGTTAgacttataa
- the Rcc1 gene encoding regulator of chromosome condensation — translation MGRAPRAAATVVAEGKKSRKRPATNPALKENGLGNLTKRGRTVNTTKGLEGSTAPKKLKLEFRNSNGGVCLSVGQGDTGQLGLGEDVLERSKPGMVKNLTDVVEIVAGGMHSLCLTKSGVVYSFGCNDEGSLGRETLSEEDGAIPGKVDIPHKVVMISAGDSHSVCLTEEGKAFYWGTFRDSSGSFGLTPSGKMEKLPVPLAHHLQIKKISSGTDHVALLSTCGAVYTVGCAEQGQLGRVGERFSARGGRRGLTLLLQPDKIHSRKRKLAYKDVWAGSYNTFALTEDDDILVCGLNNYNQLGVKNVMEQTIFSLVKSDSFSDNKWRQIALGQHHTLALDHKGKVYALGRNDYGRLGLGKSSKDAAIPTLISGLADKNIVDVSCGTTVSFAVTESGECFSWGMGTNGQLAHDDDEDSWSPEPVKGKQLESRKVILASGGGQHTLLLAK, via the exons ATGGGACGAGCTCCTCGTGCAGCAGCAACAGTTGTGGCTGAAGGGAAGAAATCCCGTAAGCGGCCTGCAACGAATCCCGCTCTTAAAGAAAATGGATTGGGAAATTTGACGAAGCGGGGACGAACCGTGAATACTACAAAGGGACTTGAAGGATCCACTGCCCCCAAAAAACTGAAGCTGGAGTTTCGCAATAGCAACGGAGGTGTGTGTTTATCTGTGGGGCAAGGAGACACTGGGCAGTTGGGGCTAGGGGAAGATGTTTTGGAGAGGTCCAAGCCAGGGATGGTGAAGAATTTGACGGATGTGGTGGAGATAGTGGCGGGGGGGATGCACTCCCTTTGCCTCACCAAGAGCGGCGTTGTTTACAGCTTCGGGTGCAACGATGAAGGCTCCTTGGGCAGAGAGACTCTCTCTGAGGAGGATGGGGCCATTCCCGGAAAGGTGGACATTCCACACAAGGTGGTGATGATCTCCGCTGGAGACTCGCACTCCGTGTGTCTCACTGAGGAGGGAAAAGCCTTTTACTGGGGCACTTTCAGGGATAGCTCTGGCAGTTTCGGACTTACTCCTTCCGGGAAAATGGAGAAATTGCCCGTTCCACTCGCTCATCACCTTCAAATTAAGAAGATCTCATCGG GTACGGATCATGTTGCGCTTTTATCCACATGTGGTGCTGTATATACAGTGGGCTGCGCAGAACAAGGGCAACTTGGCCGCGTTGGAGAACGTTTTTCAGCTCGTGGTGGGCGACGAGGACTAACACTACTCCTTCAACCGGATAAAATTCATTCCAGGAAACGTAAATTAGCCTATAAGGACGTATGGGCTGGCTCCTACAACACATTTGCTCTTACAGAGGATGATGATATTTTAGTCTGTGGCCTTAACAATTATAATCAACTTGGTGTCAAAAATGTTATGGAGCAAACCATTTTCAGCCTTGTTAAATCTGATTCCTTCAGTGACAACAAATGGAGGCAGATCGCTCTTGGTCAGCATCATACCCTTGCGCTAGATCATAAAGGAAAG GTATACGCTTTAGGGCGGAACGACTATGGAAGACTGGGTCTTGGCAAGTCGTCAAAGGACGCTGCTATTCCAACATTAATTAGCGGACTCGCTGATAAGAATATTGTTGATGTGTCTTGTGGTACAACAGTCAGTTTTGCAGTTACTGAATCGGGAGAATGCTTTAGTTGGGGAATGGGTACGAATGGACAGTTAGCTCATGATGATGACGAGGACTCATGGAGTCCAGAACCTGTTAAGGGAAAACAATTGGAGAGTCGTAAAGTTATTTTGGCTTCTGGTGGGGGACAGCACACCTTGCTTCTCGCGAAGTAG